In a single window of the Geotrypetes seraphini chromosome 11, aGeoSer1.1, whole genome shotgun sequence genome:
- the LOC117345790 gene encoding glutathione S-transferase Mu 5-like, whose amino-acid sequence MAMILGYWDIRGLAHPIRMLLEYTDTKYQEKRYSCGKAPDYDKSEWLKDKEKLGLDFPNITYLIDGDKKLTQSHAILRYIGRKHKLCGENEEEIMKVDMVLYQALDFRMGLVTIAYNPNFEILKGPYLDALPEKLRQFSKFLCERKWFAGEKITFVDFVMYDVLDQHRMLEPKCLEQFQNLTSFLDRVEALDTIAAYMKSDRYIKTPINNRIAKWCNQK is encoded by the coding sequence ATGGCGATGATACTGGGCTACTGGGACATCCGAGGGCTGGCACATCCCATCCGTATGCTGCTGGAATACACTGACACCAAGTACCAGGAAAAGCGCTACTCCTGCGGAAAAGCTCCCGACTATGACAAAAGTGAGTGGCTCAAGGacaaagagaaactgggactggaCTTTCCAAATATCACATATCTAATTGATGGTGATAAAAAACTCACTCAGAGTCATGCCATTCTGCGCTACATAGGGCGCAAACACAAGCTGTGTGGAGAGAATGAGGAGGAGATCATGAAGGTGGATATGGTCCTGTATCAGGCTCTGGACTTTCGAATGGGCCTTGTAACCATTGCCTATAATCCCAATTTTGAAATTCTGAAAGGGCCTTATCTTGACGCACTTCCTgaaaaactgaggcagttttccAAGTTCTTGTGCGAAAGGAAGTGGTTTGCCGGAGAGAAGATTACCTTTGTTGATTTCGTTATGTATGATGTTCTGGATCAGCATCGAATGCTTGAGCCCAAATGCCTTGAGCAGTTTCAAAACCTGACATCATTTCTTGACCGTGTTGAGGCTTTGGACACGATCGCCGCCTACATGAAGTCTGATCGCTATATAAAAACTCCAATCAACAACAGAATCGCTAAATGGTGCAACCAGAAGTAG